The Xanthomonas sp. DAR 80977 nucleotide sequence GCGGACCGTATTTCTCGCGGTGGTGCGCGTAGTCCTGGCTGTCCTTGCTGTCGGGTTGGTACATGTTGCGCGAGTACCACTCGTTGCCGAAGGCCGGCACCGAGAACACGCCCCAGTGGATGAAGATGCCGAACTTGGCGTTGTCGTACCAACTGGGCGAACGGTAGTTCTTCAGCGAGGTCCAGTCCGGGCGGAACGGTCCCTTGCGCGCGCCGGCAGCGGCTTCGCGCACCAGCCGCGCGCGTTCGGGCGCGTACTTGGCGGTGGCCTGCAGCCACTGCTGGTCGATCTGTTCGGGGCTGAGGGTGGTGGCGGTGGGTGCGGTCGGCGACGTGGCATCGTCCGCCGCGGCGCCGAAGGCGCCGGTGCACAGCAGGGCGGACAGGACGAGCGAAAAGGAGCGCAGGCGGCGGCTGCGGCGCGGACGAAGGCGGCGGTCGAACGGCATGGGAACTACGCTCCTTTGGCAAAGGCGGTCATTGGCTGCCAGTAGGCGACCGGCGATACATGCCGCGGCATCGAGCGCTGCTGGCAGGTATCGGAGACGTGAGGGGGCGGTACGGTCTTGCACGGATCACGCGTCCGATTATGCAACAGCTCGCAGTGCGATGAGTCGCTTTTCATGGCGTAAATCAAGTGGTTTTCGTCAAATCGGCAGGCGTGTCGATCGATGTCGCGCACTGGCATGCGGGCGCGGCGGCTGCGCATGGCGCAGCGTGTCGATGCCGCGACGCGCAAACGAAAAGGGGCGGGCGATAAGCAACATCGCCCGCCCCCCGAAACGCGTGCGACCATGCAGCGGTCGCACGCAACGTGCATCAGAACTTGAAGTTCAGCTGCGCCTGGTAGCCGCGGCCGTTCTTGTACATGCCGATCGGCGCGTACTTGACCTCGTTGTACCAGTAGTACGTGGAATCGAGCAGGTTGGTGGCGCTGACGCTGACGCTCATCCAGTCGTTGATCTCGTACGAGGCGGTCAGGTCGAGCTGCTTGTACTCGTCGGTGAACACCTGCGAGTTCAGGCGGCCGACCTGGGTGAAGTACTTGGAGCGGTAGCTGTAGTTCACGCGCACCATCCACGGACCGTTTTCCCAGTAGGGGATCACGTTGTAGGTGTTCTTCGACAGGTACGGCAGGTTCAGGCCGCTGCTGGCATTGGCCTCGGCGTAGGTATAGTTCGCCTGCAGGCCGAAACCGTAGCCGAACGCCTGCTGGTAGTTCAGCGACGCGCCCTTGACCTTGGCGTTGGACGCGTTGATCGGCGAGCTCACCGAGTAGACGCCGCTCACGCCCGACACCGCGTCGGTCAGCTGCTGGTCGGTGGTGGTGGTGACGATGTACGAACCGATGTCGCGGTAGAACAGTTCCGTCGACAGCATGCTGGACGGGGCGAAGTACCATTCCGCGGCCAGGTCGTAGTTGGTCGATTCGTACGGCTTCAGGTCCGGATTGCCGCCGCTCGCGGTCAGGTTGCCGTTGCTGCTGTTGATGGTGAACGAACCGGCCAGGTCACCGTAGCGCGGGCGTGCCATGACCTTGGCTGCCGAGAAGCGCAGCACCTTGGTGTCGTCCAGGTCGTAGGCGATGTTGAAGCTCGGCAGCGGCTTGTAGTACTGCTTGGTCACCTGCGTCTGGTTGTAGTTGGCGCCGCCATCGTTGCTCTGCCAGTACAGCGACTTGTCCTTGGTGTCCACGTAGCGAACGCCCAGGTTGCCGCGCCACTTGCCGGACTCGAAGTTCAGCTGTGCGTACAGGTTGCTGGTGATTTCCTTGACGTCGAACGAGGAGCCGTAGTCGATCTTGTACGGGCCCTGCGGCAGCGAGCGCAGATACTTGATCACCGAGTTCAGGTTGGCGGTGGACCAGTTGGTCAGGTCGCCGCTGGCGCCCAGGCCGTCGTACAGGCCGCTCGGCGTGGTGCCGGGGCTGAAGTCGGTCAGGGACACCGCATCGGTGGTGTTGATGCGGTTGCCGCGCGCATCCACGCCGTTGTCGTGGTTGATGTACTTGTAGCCGAGCTGCAGCTTGTTCAGCGGGCCCCAGTCGAGGTCGCGCGAGGCGTCGAACTGGAAGTACTTCTCCTTGTCCGTGCTCTTGGCGTAGTAGATGCCGCCCGCCTGCGTGGCGGAAGAATCGGTGGAGCCGGCCGGCAGGTTGGACGGCGTCGCGGCCAAGCCCCAGTTGGCGGCGCTGCCGTTGTCGTAGTTGACGTCGGTGTGGCTGCCGTCGTACCCGAAGTTGTAGCCGCCGTTCTGCAGCAGGAACTTCATCAGGTACTCGGGGTTCTTGCCGCCGGTCGCCTCGGTGGTACCGACCTGCGAGGTGAACACCCACTTGTCGCCGTACCAGTCGTGGCGCAGGTTCAGGCTCTTGGTGGTGACCGTGCTCTCGCGATAGTTGGTGTCCAGCTGCGCGTAGGGCTGGTTGCCGTTGCCGGCGCCGTCGGTGACCGTGGCCTGGGTGATGTAGCCGTTGTTCACCGTCGCGCTG carries:
- a CDS encoding TonB-dependent receptor gives rise to the protein MNSRTTTLAVSIMAALYLSGTGIAAAQEAPASGSDSKNVQELDTITVTGYRASLEKSQAVKRSANSIVDAISAEDIGKFPDTNAAESLAHLPGISVDRQFGEGEKVSINGTDPALNRVLLNGQTIASGDWGGNPTDTSGRTFNYTLLSPEIIGLMEVYKTPEARIDEGSIGGTVIVHTRKPLDLPKNTIRGSVGYNYNDRSEEGNPRGSALWSWKNDDETFGALISATHDKQDLARAGIEFFGYNTGSGIPATAAISGDGGNVATAKIPVGINSAFFQQTRERNGLQGALQWKPNEQNEFNLTGIYIKGKYNNFSESRYVCPGCGDQDKITSATVNNGYITQATVTDGAGNGNQPYAQLDTNYRESTVTTKSLNLRHDWYGDKWVFTSQVGTTEATGGKNPEYLMKFLLQNGGYNFGYDGSHTDVNYDNGSAANWGLAATPSNLPAGSTDSSATQAGGIYYAKSTDKEKYFQFDASRDLDWGPLNKLQLGYKYINHDNGVDARGNRINTTDAVSLTDFSPGTTPSGLYDGLGASGDLTNWSTANLNSVIKYLRSLPQGPYKIDYGSSFDVKEITSNLYAQLNFESGKWRGNLGVRYVDTKDKSLYWQSNDGGANYNQTQVTKQYYKPLPSFNIAYDLDDTKVLRFSAAKVMARPRYGDLAGSFTINSSNGNLTASGGNPDLKPYESTNYDLAAEWYFAPSSMLSTELFYRDIGSYIVTTTTDQQLTDAVSGVSGVYSVSSPINASNAKVKGASLNYQQAFGYGFGLQANYTYAEANASSGLNLPYLSKNTYNVIPYWENGPWMVRVNYSYRSKYFTQVGRLNSQVFTDEYKQLDLTASYEINDWMSVSVSATNLLDSTYYWYNEVKYAPIGMYKNGRGYQAQLNFKF